One Deinococcus aestuarii genomic window, CTCTACCGCATCCTGCGCGGGCACCACTACCGCACCGGGGACGAGTGGTGCATCTACCCGATGTACGACTTCCAGCATCCCCTCCAGGACGCGCTGGAGGGCGTGACCCACTCGATGTGCTCGCTGGAGTTCGTGGACAACCGCGCGATCTACGACTGGCTGATGGAGACGCTGGGTTTCTCGCCGCGCCCCCACCAGTACGAGTTCGGGCGCCGCAGCCTGGAGTACACCATCACCAGCAAGCGCAAGCTCCGGCGGCTGGTGCAGGAGGGGCACGTCACCGGCTGGGACGATCCCCGGATGCCTACCCTGCGCGCCCAGCGGCGGCTCGGCGTGACCCCGGAGGCGGTCCGCGCCTTCGCGGCCCAGATCGGGGTCAGCCGCACCAACCGCACCGTGGATATCGCCGTCTACGAGAACGCCGTACGCGACGACCTCAACCACCGGGCGCCGCGCGTCATGGCCGTGACCGACCCCGTGCGCGTGGTGCTGGGAAACATCCCGCCGGGGGAGACGCGCCCCCTCGCCCTCCCGTACTGGCCGCACGACGTGATCCGCGACTCCCCGGACGGCCTCGTCGCCCTGCCGGGCGGCGAACGCGTTCCCCCCGAGCGGGCCGTGCGGGACGTGCCCCTCACCCGCGAGGTCTACATCGAGCGCGAGGACTTCAACCCCGAGCCGCCAAAGGGCTACAAGCGCCTGACCGTGGGCGGCACGGTGCGGCTGCGCGGGGCCGGGATCATCCGGGCGGACTCCTTCGAGACGGACGACGCCGGGGGGGTCACGACCATCCGGGCGACCCTGCTGGGCGAGGAGGCGAAGGCGGCGGGCGTCATCCACTGGGTCAGCGCCGAGCACGCCCTCCCCGCCGAGTTCCGGCTGTACGACCGCCTCTTCCGGGTGCCCCATCCCGAGGGAGAAAATCCCGACGACATCGCCCCCGACTTCGACCCCGAGCGGATGAGCCACGAGAACGAGGCCGCGCCGCTGGACGCCGGGTTCCTGCGCTTCCTCAACCCCCACAGCCTGCGGGTGACGCGCGGCTACGTCGAGCCCAGCGTGGCGGAGGACCCGCCGGACACCCGCTACCAGTTCGAGCGGCAGGGCTACTTCTGGCGCGATCCGGTGGACAGCCGGGAAGCCGCGCTCGTCTTCGGGCGGATCATCACGCTCAAGGACACCTGGGGCCGGGAGCAGAAGGCGGAAGGCAGCAGGCAGAAGGTCGAGAAGCAGGCGCCGAAGGCCGAGGTCCCCCAGCCCACCCCCCACGCCCCGCAGCCCCTCACCCCCGAGCAGGAGGCCGAGGTCGCCCGCCTGACCGCCGGGGGCGTCGCAGAGGCCGACGCGCGGACGCTGGCACGGGACCCCGTGCTGGGGGCCTTCTACGCGGGGGCGAACGCGGGCGAACACGCCGCCCAGGTGGCCGCCTGGACCGTCAACGACCTCGCCCCCGCCCTGCGCTCGGGGGAGGCCCGCCTCCAGGCCGCCGACCTCCCCGCGCTCGCCGCGCTGCTCGCCGGGGGGCAGATCAGCACCCGCATCGCCCGGGACGTGCTCGCCCGCGCCGCCGAGTCGGACGAGGCCCCCGCCGCCCTCGTGGAGCGCGAGGGCCTGCGGGTGGTCACCGACACGGGCGCCATCGAGGCCGCGATCCGGGACGTGTTGAGCGCCAACCCCGACAAGGTGGAGGCGTACCGGGGCGGCAAGACCGGCCTGATGGGCTTTTTCACCGGTCAGGTCATGCGCGCGACGGGGGGGAAGGCCGACCCGAAGGTGGTCGCGCAGGTGCTGACGGACCGGCTGAACGGCTGAGGGTCTCCGCGGCGCCGAGTGTCGGGGGCAGGGGCGGGGGGTCAGGTCACAGGGCCAACCCCTTCCGAGCCGCAACCCGGATTGGTGCTTCTCTCATCTGGGAGCGTCGGCCCAACCTCAGACTGCGGCTCATGAAACATCTCCTTTTCCCGACGGCGGCCCAGGCCGACGCCTTCGTGCAGGAACTCCAGTCCCGGGGCGTCATCCAGCCCGAGATGGGGCAGACCTCGCTCAACCGCCGTGAGGAGATGGGTGGCGGCATGACCAACACGGGCGGCCTGTCCACGACGACCACCACGACCACGGTGAGTGACGGCAGCGCGCCTCCCTACGTGGAGGGCGGCGTGGCCGAGGAGGCCGGGGACGGCGCGATCAAGGGCACGGGGGTGGGCGCG contains:
- a CDS encoding glutamine--tRNA ligase/YqeY domain fusion protein; the protein is MTGPDDATNGEDTAASSAPRVAPNFITEIIERDLESGKYPQVVTRFPPEPNGYLHLGHTFASFLDFQTAVQYGGRYHLRLDDTNPEGESMEFAQGIQDDLAWLGWDWGPYLYYASDNFERYYAFAERLIELGKAYVDSVSGEEMARLRGSATEAGTPSPYRDRSVEENLGLFRRMRAGDFPDGAHVLRAKIDLASPNMKLRDPVLYRILRGHHYRTGDEWCIYPMYDFQHPLQDALEGVTHSMCSLEFVDNRAIYDWLMETLGFSPRPHQYEFGRRSLEYTITSKRKLRRLVQEGHVTGWDDPRMPTLRAQRRLGVTPEAVRAFAAQIGVSRTNRTVDIAVYENAVRDDLNHRAPRVMAVTDPVRVVLGNIPPGETRPLALPYWPHDVIRDSPDGLVALPGGERVPPERAVRDVPLTREVYIEREDFNPEPPKGYKRLTVGGTVRLRGAGIIRADSFETDDAGGVTTIRATLLGEEAKAAGVIHWVSAEHALPAEFRLYDRLFRVPHPEGENPDDIAPDFDPERMSHENEAAPLDAGFLRFLNPHSLRVTRGYVEPSVAEDPPDTRYQFERQGYFWRDPVDSREAALVFGRIITLKDTWGREQKAEGSRQKVEKQAPKAEVPQPTPHAPQPLTPEQEAEVARLTAGGVAEADARTLARDPVLGAFYAGANAGEHAAQVAAWTVNDLAPALRSGEARLQAADLPALAALLAGGQISTRIARDVLARAAESDEAPAALVEREGLRVVTDTGAIEAAIRDVLSANPDKVEAYRGGKTGLMGFFTGQVMRATGGKADPKVVAQVLTDRLNG